A DNA window from Trypanosoma brucei brucei TREU927 chromosome 10, whole genome shotgun sequence contains the following coding sequences:
- a CDS encoding ATP-dependent DEAD/H RNA helicase, putative, with product MPAELPPSAPQFFKDLAELCPSETLRRQLLELQRTRNWNDMTAVQRAAIPLALEHRDILCIAPTATGKTFGYLFPSMLRLAMYAGTDGSSNLTGSVSEDLNRPNIEKLMQDKMEKGEVCRYCELSVTEVRVCPLTGQPHPDPVPEDAAKQQRSPMWVSELSSVAEPLLLVLVPTSQLVMQVYHLCKKLDADFRVKFLVRASSAEEQKRHLNALEGCDVLITTPETMLPALYKRKLSLKRVKVLVLDEVDDLLSTNHFEKVKIILGALPKGPQRPQRLLFGASLPPSVYQMIKEQMLLPSHRFVLVDVKTDKLGHPIAPAPGSICGAAVCASITHVVFMVSQAEKISRLAWLYSSGKLRKDQRTLIFCNSRHNVAYVCERLQNLVPGLRVTTLTSHSSATGKTGTMKLFSRGASTCLICTDILSRGIDFADVIYVVHYDVPTEFETWVHRSGRCGRRGLRGYCYTFFQPENVRLAKPLVAHLRQTQQLIPPKLQEYARQSLIDVFKTSLFYHPTRRYRPRDPQQQAPVLGRATPRFPDYKQDRLNKNFRPL from the coding sequence ATGCCCGCGGAGCTTCCCCCTTCTGCACCACAGTTTTTTAAAGATCTAGCCGAGCTGTGTCCAAGTGAGACTCTGAGGCGACAGTTGCTGGAGCTTCAGCGGACTCGCAATTGGAATGACATGACAGCCGTGCAGCGCGCGGCAATCCCTCTTGCGTTGGAGCATCGGGATATTCTTTGCATCGCACCCACCGCAACAGGCAAAACGTTCGGTTATTTGTTTCCGTCTATGCTACGTTTGGCGATGTACGCCGGAACAGATGGTAGTTCGAACCTCACAGGCAGTGTTAGTGAAGACTTGAATAGACCCAACATCGAAAAGCTTATGCAAgacaaaatggaaaaaggtGAAGTGTGTCGTTATTGTGAGTTGTCGGTGACAGAGGTGAGAGTTTGTCCCCTGACTGGGCAACCGCACCCGGACCCCGTTCCAGAGGATGcagcgaagcagcagcggtcTCCCATGTGGGTGAGTGAGCTGTCATCCGTGGCCGAGCCCCTCCTTCTTGTACTCGTTCCTACTTCCCAACTCGTCATGCAGGTATATCATCTTTGCAAGAAGTTAGATGCAGACTTCCGCGTTAAGTTTCTCGTTCGCGCCTCCAGTGCGGAGGAGCAGAAGCGCCACCTGAACGCACTTGAGGGATGTGATGTGTTAATCACCACACCGGAGACCATGCTTCCTGCCCTGTACAAACGCAAGTTATCGCTGAAGCGAGTTAAAGTGCTTGTTTTAGATGAGGTTGACGACCTATTATCTACCAATCACTTCGAGAAAGTAAAGATCATACTTGGTGCACTTCCCAAAGGTCCGCAGCGTCCTCAGCGACTGCTCTTCGGTGCCTCGCTTCCCCCATCTGTGTACCAGATGATTAAGGAACAGATGCTTCTTCCATCTCACCGTTTCGTTTTGGTTGATGTGAAAACTGATAAGCTCGGGCACCCGATTGCTCCCGCCCCTGGTTCCATATGTGGAGCTGCGGTTTGCGCATCCATAACGCATGTTGTTTTTATGGTTTCGCAAGCAGAGAAGATCAGCAGGTTGGCTTGGCTCTACAGCAGCGGTAAGTTGCGTAAGGATCAGCGAACCCTCATATTCTGTAATTCGCGCCATAATGTGGCGTACGTGTGTGAGCGGTTGCAAAACCTTGTACCCGGTCTGCGTGTGACGACACTCACATCCCACTCGTCCGCCACGGGGAAAACAGGTACGATGAAACTGTTCAGCAGAGGTGCCTCCACTTGTCTCATATGCACGGATATTCTCAGTCGTGGCATTGACTTTGCTGATGTGATATATGTTGTCCATTATGACGTACCAACTGAGTTCGAGACGTGGGTGCATCGCAGTGGCCGTTGCGGAAGGCGAGGGCTGCGGGGTTACTGTTACACGTTCTTCCAACCGGAGAATGTACGGTTGGCGAAGCCACTTGTAGCACATCTGCGACAAACACAGCAACTGATTCCGCCAAAACTTCAGGAATATGCGCGACAATCCCTCATCGATGTGTTTAaaacttctttattttaccaTCCGACACGCCGATATCGACCGAGGGACCCGCAGCAGCAGGCCCCTGTTCTGGGACGCGCAACACCCCGCTTCCCGGATTATAAGCAAGACAGGCTGAACAAGAACTTTAGGCCTCTTTGA
- a CDS encoding alternative oxidase encodes MFRNHASRITAAAAPWVLRTACRQKSDAKTPVWGHTQLNRLSFLETVPVVPLRVSDESSEDRPTWSLPDIENVAITHKKPNGLVDTLAYRSVRTCRWLFDTFSLYRFGSITESKVISRCLFLETVAGVPGMVGGMLRHLSSLRYMTRDKGWINTLLVEAENERMHLMTFIELRQPGLPLRVSIIITQAIMYLFLLVAYVISPRFVHRFVGYLEEEAVITYTGVMRAIDEGRLRPTKNDVPEVARVYWNLSKNATFRDLINVIRADEAEHRVVNHTFADMHEKRLQNSVNPFVVLKKNPEEMYSNQPSGKTRTDFGSEGAKTASNVNKHV; translated from the coding sequence ATGTTTCGTAACCACGCATCGAGGATCACTGCCGCAGCTGCGCCTTGGGTGCTCCGGACGGCTTGCCGCCAGAAGTCTGACGCCAAAACACCTGTGTGGGGACACACTCAACTGAACCGTCTCAGTTTTTTGGAAACCGTGCCTGTCGTTCCTTTGCGTGTTTCCGATGAAAGCAGTGAGGACCGCCCCACCTGGAGCCTTCCCGATATTGAGAATGTGGCCATAACGCACAAGAAGCCAAACGGCCTCGTTGATACACTCGCCTACCGCAGCGTCCGCACCTGCCGCTGGTTATTTGACACATTCTCTCTCTACCGTTTCGGTTCCATCACGGAGAGCAAAGTCATCAGCCGCTGCCTTTTTCTTGAAACTGTTGCCGGTGTCCCGGGGATGGTCGGTGGAATGTTGCGCCACCTTTCATCATTGCGGTACATGACGCGCGACAAGGGTTGGATTAACACTCTTCTTGTTGAAGCAGAGAATGAGCGCATGCACCTCATGACGTTCATTGAACTTCGCCAACCAGGGCTCCCCCTACGCGTTTCCATCATTATTACGCAAGCCATTATGTACCTCTTCCTCCTGGTCGCCTATGTGATTTCCCCCCGTTTTGTACACCGCTTTGTCGGTTACCTTGAAGAGGAAGCCGTCATTACATACACCGGCGTTATGAGAGCAATTGACGAAGGAAGGCTGCGCCCTACCAAAAATGATGTTCCCGAAGTGGCTCGCGTGTACTGGAACCTCAGCAAAAATGCCACATTCCGCGACCTCATCAACGTGATCCGAGCTGACGAGGCGGAGCACCGTGTCGTTAACCACACATTTGCTGACATGCACGAAAAACGCCTGCAAAACAGTGTCAACCCCTTCGTTGTTCTGAAGAAGAACCCAGAGGAAATGTACTCCAACCAACCAAGTGGTAAGACAAGGACGGATTTTGGAAGCGAAGGCGCCAAAACTGCGAGTaatgtaaacaaacacgtgTAA
- a CDS encoding delta-6 fatty acid desaturase, putative → MSSVKSKGSSCSTADVVRIDGIYYDTAKLAAIHCGGPTMVNMANGTDCTRVFLSYHRRRFPHEKYKSLQVSPSDVLDGAVTDEPDTTNFDKYLDLCSLIRPVIAPTGGFAPWHYFIKTLFWCSLVFFLDIYAIFAFRSLYLTIIQSLAMAMVGLNVQHDANHGAISRYPLINTIFGLTQDILGGSRISWIIHHDFIHHVYTNEPHHDLDLDIPLLRLHRFVPKRLCYAFQHIYFLLLEAVFGPVHVISSMKFVWQGPTTKQRFLQREWTMSRILTLIPPLRLALNILHAPTLLHALISTFLQYAIGGMYLAFFFLISHNFHGVRKDGTEVGECFVKAQVETSSSVGGWWLAQLNGGLNYQIEHHLFPRVHHSYYHYLAPIVRDYCTKLGISYTRFDTVLDNVVSTSKHLAQFGKGIEDKRL, encoded by the coding sequence ATGAGTTCGGTAAAGAGTAAAGGTTCAAGTTGTtccacagctgatgttgtgCGCATCGATGGAATATATTACGATACGGCAAAACTTGCAGCAATTCATTGCGGTGGCCCAACGATGGTAAATATGGCAAATGGTACGGATTGCACACGTGTATTCCTCAGCTACCACCGTCGTCGGTTTCCCCACGAAAAATACAAGTCGCTGCAGGTTTCACCTTCGGATGTGTTGGATGGTGCGGTCACCGATGAACCCGACACTACAAACTTTGATAAATATTTGGACTTGTGCTCACTGATACGTCCCGTCATTGCCCCGACTGGAGGCTTTGCACCATGGCATTATTTCATCAAGACGTTATTTTGGTGCagtcttgttttcttcttggaTATTTATGCCATATTTGCCTTTAGGTCCTTATACCTCACTATCATCCAATCATTAGCCATGGCAATGGTGGGACTTAATGTGCAGCATGATGCCAATCACGGCGCTATTAGCCGCTACCCGCTCATTAACACAATTTTTGGACTCACTCAAGACATATTGGGTGGAAGCCGCATCAGTTGGATCATTCATCATGATTTCATTCATCACGTGTACACAAACGAACCTCATCATGACTTGGATCTGGATATTCCCTTATTGAGACTTCATCGCTTCGTTCCCAAGCGGCTGTGTTATGCATTTCagcatatttattttcttcttctagAGGCCGTGTTTGGGCCTGTTCATGTTATATCCAGCATGAAATTTGTTTGGCAGGGTCCCACTACGAAACAGCGGTTCCTGCAGCGAGAGTGGACAATGAGCCGAATTTTGACACTTATTCCACCACTGCGTCTTGCCCTTAACATTCTTCACGCGCCAACGCTCCTCCATGCATTAATCTCGACATTCCTGCAATATGCAATTGGCGGAATGTAcctcgctttctttttcctcatttcccACAACTTCCATGGAGTGAGGAAAGACGGAACTGAGGTGGGGGAGTGTTTTGTGAAGGCGCAAGTGGAAACAAGTAGTAGTGTTGGTGGTTGGTGGCTGGCACAGCTTAATGGTGGGCTAAACTACCAAATAGAACATCATTTATTCCCCCGTGTGCACCATAGTTATTACCACTACCTTGCTCCTATTGTGCGGGATTACTGTACGAAACTCGGTATTTCGTACACACGCTTCGATACCGTGTTGGATAACGTCGTGAGCACCTCTAAACACCTCGCCCAGTTCGGAAAAGGCATAGAAGACAAACGGTTGTGA
- a CDS encoding myo-inositol-1-phosphate synthase, putative, protein MPAVRTKSGHGVEYTDEAITATYSYNTTRVEKEANGDVTVQPIQLHLKFRTQRKVQRTGVMLIGWGGNNGTTVTAALMAHKHGVSWRTKTGTKQPDYLGSITQSSTMSVGLTSEMEEVFVPMKALVPMINPAELVIGGWDCSGMNIADAMRRAQVLDVTLQDALYNYLKDMHPLPAAFDLDFVAENQLSRADNIMQTKNKWESVEQLRADIRNFREKNSLEEVIVLWTANTERFSEHITGVHDTADHLIDAIRRNENEIAPSVLYATAAIMEGCSYINGAPQNTLCTGLIELARRHGVFVVGDDFKSGQTKVKSGLVEFFMDAGIKPECIASYNHLGNNDGYNLAAPKQFRSKEVTKGGVLDDMVSSNSILYPPGSRGPDHCIVIKYLPYVGDSKRALDEYNFSIFMGGEQTVVLHNTCQDSLLAAPLIIDLVVLTELMHRVTVTQCDGEGCCDKKEKMTSYTHMETVLSLLSYLLKAPRVPEGTPVVNGLNRQGQAIKNVLRALVGLPPDNNMQLECRLPFLRGVGS, encoded by the coding sequence ATGCCAGCCGTCCGTACGAAAAGTGGCCATGGCGTGGAGTACACAGACGAAGCCATCACCGCAACGTATAGTTACAACACAACACGTGTGGAGAAGGAAGCAAATGGTGATGTGACTGTACAACCAATCCAACTCCACCTGAAGTTCCGCACCCAACGCAAAGTACAACGCACAGGTGTTATGTTAATTGGATGGGGTGGAAACAATGGCACCACCGTGACGGCCGCTCTTATGGCTCATAAACACGGAGTCTCGTGGCGCACCAAAACTGGAACGAAACAACCGGATTATCTCGGCTCCATCACGCAGTCAAGCACGATGAGCGTAGGTCTTACAAGTGAAATGGAGGAGGTCTTCGTGCCCATGAAGGCTCTGGTACCAATGATAAATCCAGCCGAACTCGTAATTGGCGGTTGGGACTGCAGTGGTATGAATATTGCTGATGCCATGCGTCGGGCACAAGTTCTAGATGTCACGCTACAAGATGCCTTGTACAACTATTTGAAGGATATGCATCCGCTTCCCGCTGCATTCGACCTCGACTTTGTCGCGGAGAATCAACTCAGTCGTGCGGATAACATCATGCAGACAAAGAATAAGTGGGAGTCGGTGGAGCAGCTGCGGGCGGATATCCGCAACTTCAGGGAAAAGAATTCTCTTGAAGAAGTTATCGTACTTTGGACAGCGAACACCGAACGCTTCTCAGAGCATATCACCGGGGTTCATGACACTGCTGATCATTTGATCGATGCCATACGGCGGAATGAGAATGAAATTGCCCCTTCCGTACTGTATGCAACAGCAGCTATTATGGAAGGCTGCAGTTATATCAACGGAGCTCCACAAAATACCTTATGTACTGGCCTTATAGAGCTTGCCCGTAGGCAtggtgtgtttgttgttggggATGACTTTAAAAGTGGTCAAACAAAGGTGAAAAGTGGCCTGGTGGAGTTCTTCATGGATGCCGGTATTAAACCCGAGTGCATAGCCAGCTACAACCATCTTGGCAATAATGACGGATATAACTTGGCAGCCCCAAAGCAGTTTCGTTCGAAGGAGGTTACGAAAGGCGGTGTGCTGGACGATATGGTATCGTCAAACAGTATTCTTTACCCACCAGGAAGCCGAGGCCCTGATCACTGCATTGTTATTAAGTACCTCCCGTATGTGGGTGACAGCAAACGTGCATTGGATGAGTACAACTTCTCAATATTTATGGGAGGTGAACAAACAGTGGTGCTCCATAACACATGCCAGGACTCGTTGCTGGCTGCACCACTTATCATTGATTTGGTTGTGCTAACTGAGTTGATGCACCGTGTCACCGTGACGCAATGCGATGGGGAAGGTTGTTGtgacaagaaggaaaaaatgacaTCATATACGCATATGGAAACGGTGCTTTCACTTTTATCTTACTTGCTGAAGGCTCCACGTGTGCCGGAGGGAACACCTGTGGTGAATGGACTAAATCGACAGGGGCAAGCCATTAAGAATGTATTGCGTGCACTCGTTGGACTTCCACCGGATAACAATATGCAACTGGAATGCCGACTGCCTTTCCTTCGCGGCGTGGGAAGTTGA
- a CDS encoding membrane-bound acid phosphatase 2 (similar to Lysosomal acid phosphatase precursor (EC 3.1.3.2) (LAP). (Swiss-Prot:P11117) (Homo sapiens)) — translation MPYACLHGGSLCLLISLLSCLGAQAVQTLHLVQLVHRHGARSPKVKHNQSQICGEVPCGYLNAAGKMMLVNAGEFLRNHYNSNASEPFFPEESYNSCVTYSRSTDVPRTLQSAGCLLRGMFPNASEFFPAIHTADVSTDWLLRYDVIPQAYAFSHLDEHWWRNVCNPKLDTLIDTNTLLSVSREVFSEGFCADPQNRCHCAATLFDIGVAMQSDGRIDKHPLLRENLGRLRDIKFFEDSHRFVYNASDRTHAKMGSLGQHLAQEILKNAENHMNGLTSYKLYHYSAHDTTIAPLAATLGDSTTTGITPPYGQLYAFELLYDHEVKGYIIRIRRGAPGQKPEEGYAFSWGEFQMKCMNENHTVYTAEDNKCPYHDFRRFVKSTKPHDPAGLCYLNRRYRELFHCPGNVGKPPNKQCKVFRRVCPAWSCEEGYTLNSVTLECVCSSRKCMENRDLSISTDTLGRNLFTIFIFVLLALLIPIFSVFVCIGKKLRARTRRTRAKG, via the coding sequence ATGCCTTACGCCTGCCTCCATGGCGGTTCTCTGTGCTTGTTGATATCGCTGCTTTCGTGCCTCGGTGCCCAGGCAGTACAAACCCTACACCTTGTGCAGCTTGTCCACCGTCACGGAGCGCGGTCTCCCAAGGTAAAACACAATCAAAGTCAAATATGCGGTGAGGTGCCGTGTGGGTATCTGAACGCTGCCGGGAAGATGATGCTAGTCAATGCAGGTGAATTTCTTAGGAATCACTACAACAGTAACGCATCTGAGCCTTTCTTCCCGGAGGAGAGTTACAACTCCTGTGTGACCTACTCGCGTTCCACAGATGTCCCGCGTACGCTGCAGAGCGCTGGGTGTCTTCTGCGCGGAATGTTCCCCAATGCGTCGGAATTCTTTCCAGCTATACACACTGCAGATGTGAGTACCGATTGGCTACTGCGTTACGACGTGATACCTCAAGCATACGCCTTCAGTCATTTAGATGAGCATTGGTGGAGAAATGTGTGTAACCCAAAGCTGGACACGCTTATCGACACCAACACGTTGTTATCCGTTTCGCGGGAGGTGTTCAGTGAAGGGTTCTGCGCTGATCCACAAAACCGGTGCCATTGCGCGGCGACGCTGTTCGACATTGGTGTCGCCATGCAGTCCGACGGTCGCATCGATAAACACCCACTTTTGAGGGAAAATCTCGGCCGGTTGCGCGATATCAAGTTCTTTGAGGATTCTCACCGATTTGTTTACAACGCCTCTGATCGTACGCACGCAAAGATGGGGAGTTTGGGGCAGCACCTTGCTcaggaaattttgaaaaatgcGGAGAATCATATGAATGGACTAACGTCGTACAAACTCTATCACTACAGCGCACATGACACAACGATAGCACCACTGGCTGCGACACTCGGGGACAGCACAACCACTGGAATCACGCCACCTTACGGTCAGCTGTATGCTTTTGAACTGCTGTACGACCACGAAGTTAAAGGGTATATTATTCGGATAAGGCGCGGTGCGCCAGGTCAGAAACCCGAGGAAGGCTATGCATTTAGTTGGGGAGAGTTTCAGATGAAATGCATGAACGAAAACCACACTGTTTACACAGCTGAGGACAACAAGTGCCCTTACCACGACTTCCGGCGGTTCGTGAAATCCACCAAACCGCATGATCCCGCGGGACTTTGTTATCTCAACCGGAGGTACCGCGAGCTTTTCCACTGCCCGGGAAATGTTGGAAAACCACCTAATAAGCAGTGCAAAGTCTTTCGGCGTGTGTGTCCAGCGTGGTCCTGCGAAGAAGGTTACACGTTGAACAGTGTTACCTTAGAGTGCGTGTGCAGTTCCAGGAAATGTATGGAGAATCGTGACCTGAGCATCAGCACTGACACACTTGGCAGGAATCTTTTCACCATCTTCATCTTTGTGCTCTTGGCACTTCTCATCCCTATTTTTTCCGTATTCGTGTGCATCGGTAAAAAATTGCGGGCACGAACCCGCAGAACGAGGGCGAAGGGCTAG
- a CDS encoding procyclin-associated gene 1 protein (identical to SP:Q01889: PAG1 protein precursor {Trypanosoma brucei brucei}), whose product MVELVRLKIVKVRGNEGGNSNWTSCTGIAKFLKRVGSKVNRVKRRELKRLRYLGYSAVGAAGIAAGRLDEMINVWRRAYSSGKGDFCVGNSEHHATRNQLLNCYLSDSEKDEFISLGGMHRMERVEEMNMTRESMNELLRLTGGGGNPLERYVHSANCHLTNTRPGAATSPKTAPPEEYSGEIELFPLNEVEEDSLGGQEKPVQRF is encoded by the coding sequence ATGGTGGAGTTGGTGAGGTTGAAGATTGTGAAGGTTAGGGGaaatgaagggggaaatagcAATTGGACCTCGTGCACGGGGATCGCGAAGTTTTTGAAACGTGTGGGGAGTAAAGTGAATAGGGTGAAGAGGAGAGAATTGAAGAGGTTGAGATATCTTGGATACTCAGCGGTAGGGGCAGCAGGGATAGCGGCGGGGAGGTTGGATGAAATGATAAATGTGTGGCGGCGCGCGTATTCCAGTGGGAAAGGGGATTTTTGCGTAGGAAATAGCGAGCACCACGCGACGCGGAATCAGTTGTTGAATTGCTATTTAAGTGACTCGGAGAAGGATgaatttatttctttggGGGGTATGCACCGCATGGAAAGGGTGGAGGAAATGAACATGACACGGGAGAGTATGAACGAATTGCTTAGGCTCACTGGTGGCGGTGGAAACCCCTTGGAACGCTACGTCCACAGCGCAAACTGCCACCTAACAAACACCCGTCCGGGGGCGGCTACCTCTCCGAAAACAGCACCTCCAGAGGAATACTCTGGGGAGATAGAATTATTTCCCTTAAACGAAGTGGAAGAGGATTCGTTGGGGGGACAGGAAAAACCCGTGCAGAGGTTCTAA
- a CDS encoding hypothetical protein (GPI-Anchor Signal predicted for Tb10.6k15.3520 by DGPI v2.04 with cleavage site probability 0.14400001 near 89), which produces MFPIPPATFVHQFPLFPATCCSDSTGFFKGLALPVSPLTIASTPTALTTRRDFVVLRQPWRQLVVALSLSFRTPGMLLSCLFDQPTWGGVAFLRAWRVRCCCFQDCTVSLRV; this is translated from the coding sequence ATGTTCCCCATTCCGCCAGCCACATTCGTGCACCAATTTCCGTTATTTCCTGCAACCTGTTGTTCGGATAGTACCGGATTCTTTAAGGGCCTAGCACTTCCGGTATCGCCTCTCACTATTGCTTCCACCCCAACTGCTTTAACAACCCGGAGAGATTTTGTTGTTCTCCGGCAGCCTTGGCGCCAGTTGGTGGTCGCTCTCTCGCTTTCCTTTCGAACACCCGGAATGTTGCTTTCCTGTTTGTTTGATCAACCAACCTGGGGTGGTGTTGCGTTCCTCCGTGCGTGGCGTGTGCggtgttgctgttttcaGGACTGCACAGTCAGTTTGCGCGTTTAG